The sequence below is a genomic window from Candidatus Desulfatibia profunda.
TGGTTGCTGCGATAACTCTGGCGTTGGTTGCGATGGTCTCCTCTCCTCCTACGCGAGAGAAGGTGCCGTCCTGTAGTACCTGCAAAAGTTTAATCTGGGCCGAAGGCGTGATTGTGCCGATCTCATCCAGAAAGAGGGTTCCACCCCGGGCAATTTCAAATTTGCCCAGCTTTTTCCGGACAGCACCGGTGAAAGCGCCTTTTTCGTGACCGAACAGCTCGCTCTCCAAAAGTGTATCCGGAATGGCCCCGCAATGAACACTGATGAACTGGGCATTCTCTCGATTGCTGTGTCTGTGGATCAGCTTCGCCACAACACTTTTTCCGGTGCCTGTTTCACCGCTCAGCAAAACAGTAGTTTTGGTCGGTGCGACCGAACGGACTTTTTTAAACATTGCTTCTGTGGCGGCATTATTCGTATGAATGATTTTCAATGAATCCGATCTCCAGAATTTATCCCTCAGATAGTCCAGTTCTGATTGCTTGAGGATGGATTCATTAATGGTTTCAGCTACCAGCCGAACCTCATCCGGATCGATGGGATAGGTCAGGTAATCACTGGCCCCGGCTTTTACGGCTTTCACCATTTCCCGGATCATGTCCTGGCTGGACATGACGATGATTTCAATTGAAGGGTACAATAGTTTGAAGGGCTGCAGGGCTGCGGTGTAGTCTGTGCCTTGAATCGATTCAAGGAAAATCTTCAGGTCAATAAAAACAAGATCATAGCGTTTTTTCTCAAGGATTTCCAAGGCACTGTTTCTGTCGGCGGTCTTATCGGAATGGTATTCCGGGCGAAAGGCGGCATATATTTTTTTGATAACTTCCGGCTCGTTGGATACAACCAGGGCAGACCTCATTCTTACCCCCAAAAAATAAAAATTCCATCAGAAATAACTCAAGAAAACACAACGCTATCTGAAACCAAAAAACATTTGCCACAAAGGCACTAAGACACAAAGGATATATTTTTCATTCTTTCTTTGTGCCTTGGTGTCTT
It includes:
- a CDS encoding sigma-54-dependent Fis family transcriptional regulator: MRSALVVSNEPEVIKKIYAAFRPEYHSDKTADRNSALEILEKKRYDLVFIDLKIFLESIQGTDYTAALQPFKLLYPSIEIIVMSSQDMIREMVKAVKAGASDYLTYPIDPDEVRLVAETINESILKQSELDYLRDKFWRSDSLKIIHTNNAATEAMFKKVRSVAPTKTTVLLSGETGTGKSVVAKLIHRHSNRENAQFISVHCGAIPDTLLESELFGHEKGAFTGAVRKKLGKFEIARGGTLFLDEIGTITPSAQIKLLQVLQDGTFSRVGGEETIATNARVIAATNSDLKKMCEDGHFRKDLYYRLNVFPIEIPPLRERIEDFPLLISFFLKKLNNDFQKNILDIHPHVIETLKKYAWPGNIRELENLLERAYILETTSMLTPESFPGELFEKEAASAVLPIAAHLPLTEARQKAIKDFERQYLKELISRNKGKINKSAEEAEVSTRQLHKLMLKYGIRKEDFKAHA